The DNA region CCTCAAATTCGTCTTAAAAATAAAGTCTTACCATTTAAGAAAGTCCAAACAATTTGCTTTTAATCTCACGGCCATCTTCAAGTTCGTGAATTGATTTTGTGATAGCATCAATTTATTTATCCTTACCGACATTTAAAAAAGTAAGGTATAGTTAATTTTCAAATGTTTGCATATGAAGATACTATCGTTAAGGAGTAACATTTTTGTTCCCCTTGCTGATTTTTAATTATAAAATAAATAAGCATGGATGAAATAATCGAACACTCTGAGTTCGGAGCTAGAAAAGAAAACAAAGAAACAATCTTAATTACGGGAAGCAGTGGTTTAATAGGTTTTTCTCTAATAGAGCGATTGTCCAAAAAATATAGGGTGGTTGGTTTAGACCGTTTGGGTCCCCCTTATCCGCCATTGCAGGCTGAATGTGTAAATTTTGACATTACGGATGAAAAGGCCATTGATGCAGCAATGGAAAGAATACGATATGGCTATGGTAGTAAAATTGCCTCGGTAATACATTTAGCGGCGTATTATGATTTCGGTACGAAAGACAGCCCTAAATATCAAGAAATAAATGTTAAGGGTACTGAGAAATTCTTAAGACAGCTACAAGACTTTGAGGTGGGTCAGTTTATATTTTCCAGCTCCAACCTCATTTATAAACCTACGGAACCAGGTACAAAACTAAATGAAAATTGCCCTGTTGAAGCAAATTGGGGTTACCCTGAGTCCAAAATACAGACCGAAGACCTTATCAAAGAGCACAGCATTAACTTTCCTTCCGTTTTTCTACGTATAGCAGGCGTGTATACGGATTATGGTCATTCCATTCCCATTTTGCAGCAGATAAAACGTATTTACGAAAAGCAGTTGCTTGGTCATTTTTATTCGGGTGATGTTAACCATGGCGATGTGTTCGTTCATTTAGAAGATGTGGTAAATGCTATTGAAAATTCAGTAGAGAGAAGACAAGAGATTCCTGATCAGATGGCTTTTAATATTGGGGAGCCCACATCACCCACCTACCAAGAATTACAAGACACAATCGGTAATTTAATTCATGGGAAAGATTGGGAAACCTATGAGATTCCAAAACCCTTGGCAAAAGCTGGTGCGTGGACGCGAGATTTGGTAGGCGATCCCTTTATAAAACCATGGATGATCGACCGTTCTGGGGCCCATTATGAACTGGATGTATCTAGAGCCAAGGAACATTTGGATTGGGAGCCAAAACATAGGGTAATGGATACATTGCCGAAGATGATTACGGGTTTAAAGGAAAACCCGGACCAATGGTACGCTAAAAACAATCTAGAAAAATAACCTGATCAATGGCAAAGAATGAAAGCATAGACCAAATACCACCGGGCTGGGACTACAATCCCGCAACTTGGTCACAACGGATCCCGATAGTTATTTTGGCTTTTGTAGGGGTGATAATAGCTACATATTTATCGCTATATCAGCTTGATTATATAGATACCGTCTGGGAACCATTTTTTGGTGATGGAAGCAAGACTATTTTAAACTCTAAAGTATCTAATGTATTACCAATTCCTGATGCCGCTCTAGGTGCAATTGGTTATTTGGTTGACGCAGTAACAGGTGTAATAGGAGGGACGCACCGGTGGAAAAAAATGCCATGGATCGTAATTGTTTTCGGTTTGGCGGTAGGTCCATTGGGTTTTGTTAGTGTATTGCTTGTTGTTTTTCAACCCGTATTGTTTTCGGCATGGTGTACGCTTTGTCTGGGCTCTGCTATAATTTCTATAGCTATGATCGGACCTGCAATGGATGAGATGTTGGCCAGTTTACAGTATATGCAAAGGGCCAAAAGGTCTGAAGCTTCTACGTGGAAGGTTTTTTGGGGAGTACAATCTGAAATCGAAAAAGTTAAATAAGATGTGGGCAAAAATATTAAATATCGTAATAGGACTCTACCTGATAGTGGCTCCAAGCTTTTTTGGATATTCGCCTCAAGCTTCGGATAACGGGCATATCATAGGCCCTATAATCGTAACTTTTTCTATTATCTCTTTATGGGAGGCCACGCAAGGAACAAGGAAATGGAACTACCCCTTTGCCGTTTGGTTGCTTTTGGCTCCATGGATTTTAGGATATGAGAACAATTTAGCTATGGTTAGCGATATGTTGGTAGGCGCACTGGTTATTGTTTTTTCATCTTTTGAACAGGAGAACAAAAATCGTTATGGTGGTGGATGGGCCTCGTTGTGGCAAAAACACCCGCAACACATTCAAGAGGTAAATAAGGATGAGGTTTGATTATGATCGATAAAGCAAATTGGAGTCCGCGTAAATTTAGATGGTTGTATGCGGCAACGATTGCTTTTCTAATTGTGCTGTTCGCCTTTCTGTTGATTTATTTTGATATCATCAAAACTATAAACCTTAGAGTTGTATACATTCCCTTTGTTTTTATAGGTCTGATGTTGTTTACTAAAGATTTTGCTAAGGCCCACAAGGATGATATCCCTTTTCGGACTGCATTCGTCAACTGTTTTCGCACGGGAGTCTATACCTGCATACTGTTGTTTCCCGTATTCTTAACCGTTCTTATAATAGGTCTTCCTGAGCTGAATATGCTAGATGAATTTGGAAGATTTGATGAAGAAAAATTTCAGATGGGCTTTTTAATTTCTATGCTCGTAGAAATTTTTGCATCCGTATCCATAACTTCATTCGTTAGTGCCTTTATTCCCGGTATGATCAAAAAGAAAAATTAGATGACTATTTTTTAGCTCGTCAGCTTTTCCTTGAAATCATTGATAACCCCACCTTTCATCAGCAATTCTATTTGCCGGTCGCTCATGCTATGTTTAAGCAGAATTTCTTTTTCTTCATTTTTGTTTTCCACCTTAATATTTATAGCATTTCTATTCGCTACATTTTCTTTTAGATTCTTAAAACTGATGATGGCGCCATCTTCAATGGAATCATAATCATCTGGGTTTTCAAATTCTAATGGCAGAATACCAAAGTTCACAAGGTTTTGCCAAGCTATACGAGCGTAATCTTTTGCGATGACGGCTACTTGCCCCAGATATTTTGGGGCTATGGCGGCATGTTCTCTACTACTTCCCTGAGCGTAGTTCTCACCGGCTACGACAATATGGCCTCCATATTTTTCTTTGCTTTTTAGAGCTCGTTTATAGAATGTGTCATCAATAACGGTGTACGAAAATTTACTGATTTCCGGTATGTTGCTTCTAAAAGGTAACACCTCGGCACCTGCTTTCATAATTTCATCAGTAGAGATGTTGTCTCCCATTTTAAGTAAAACCGGTATGGTGTATTCGGCTTTAAGTCCTTTCATTTCGGGAAGCGATTTAATATTCGGTCCTTTTTTGAGTTTAATTTCCGATTTGTTTTTAGTTGGTGGCACGAGCATTTCCATGTTAATGATTTCCAGTTGTGGAGCTTCGTATTTAGGATAATCCATTTCGTAGATTTCCTTTAATTTCCGTGGGTCCGTAATTTCACCGGTAAGGGCCGAAGCGGCCGCTGTTTCTGGGCTACATAAATATACTTGGTCGTCTTTTGTTCCGGAACGATCGGGAAAGTTTCTGGGCATGGTGCGTAAACTAATGGAGTTACTTGCCGGGGCCTGCCCCATACCAATGCAACCCATGCAACCGGATTGGTGAAAACGTGCACCTGCCTTGATGAGATTCGCAAAGGCTTTGTTTTCTATCATGTTCTGAATAATCTGTCGTGAGGTGGGGTTGATGTCAAATGAAACTTCTGAGTGTACGGCCTTGTCTTTGACAATCGCACCGGCCATCCAAAAATCACGTAGCCCGGGATTTGCAGAAGAACCGATGACCACTTGACTTATCTTTTTGCCTGCAACCTCAGAAACGGGTACAACATTGCCAGGGCTAGTGGGCAGGGCTATTAGTGGTATAAGGTTATCAAGAATGATTTCATCTTCAAGATCATAGCTACATCCTTCATCAGGAAGAATTTCTGACCAATCCTCCTCACGGTCTTGAGATTTTAGGAAACTTCTGGTTTTATCGTCACTTGGAAAAACCGTGGTCGTAGCACCTAGTTCAGCTCCCATATTGGCAATTACGTGTCTGTCCATAGCGCTGAGGTATTCTAAACCTTCACCATAATACTCTATAATCTTGCCTACGCCTCCTTTTACGTCATGGCGACGTAGCATTTCTAATATTACATCTTTGGCACTCACCCAATCCGGTAATTTACCGGTCAACTTAACCCCCATTATTTTTGGCATTTTTACAAAATAGGGTTGTCCAGCAATAGCAGCGGCTACATCTAGCCCACCTGTGCCGATAGCGAGCATGCCCAATGACCCTGCGGCACAGCTGTGACTGTCAGAACCTACTAAGGTTTTACCGGGAATGCCAAAACGTTGCATGTGTAAGGGGTGGCTCACTCCATTGCCTGGTCTGCTGAACCAAAGACCGAATTTTTGCGCAGCGGAATGCAGAAAAAGATGGTCGTCCGCATTTTTGTAATCTGTTTGCAGTAGATTATGATCTACGTATTGTACGGCTACTTCTGTCTTGGCCCGCTCTAGACCCATAGCTTCTAATTCTAATTGAACCAGAGTACCCGTTGCATCTTGTAATAAGGCTTGGTCTATTTTCAGGCCTATTTCGGTTCCAGGTTTTAATTCTCCTTGTATAAGATGTGACTGTATTAATTTTTGGGAGACGTTCAGGGAGTCCATTTTCTGTTTTTTACTAGTTAATACTACTTCTTGCCTAGAGGTTGGTGGTTTGATTATAGTACAAATTTTTTAGGAAAATCGCTAAGAGCAACCTGTTATAATAATGCTAAGAGTTTGATTAGGCTGCTAATATGAACCACTTGGAGCCTGGAGAGCTTTTGTCCAAGTATGGTCTCTAAAGTAGTTTGGTTGCTCGCACGTTGTTGAAAGCTATCTGGCAATCGGTTACAGCAAAAAAATAAAGTTTTATGGTTAAATAAAGGTTTTACGGTTTGTTAGATTGCCATGTGCAGATACTTGCTAATTAAATTGATTTAACTCATAATGCTACACTATAAGAATTTATCGAAAGAAACTGTTGATCGTATCTTGGACGATTTGCGGAAAGATGAAGATGAATATAACTTTAAACTTCCAAATGGAGGATTTTTGCATATTGAAAGTGGTCTGCCTTATTTGACCATTTATAGAAAGGTGAACAAAGATATTGGAACCAGGGAGTTGCTGCTAAATGAAGCTTCGTATCTAATTATAGGAAGGGGCAATTTTAAAGAATATCAGCATTTACTTTTTGAAATAGCTAATTATTTTTCGGCACAATATAAATCATATTTACTTTTTGAAATATATGCAGGCAGTCCTAAAAGTACATGTTTTCGAATCAAAGGTCCTGCGGACTTGCTACCAAAAACTCTAAAAGTACTTGATGAAGGGTTGCAGGAAGTCAATACGATATCCCCCGGCGTAACCATTGCATCTGAAGTTGAGGATACCGCAGATCGACATCCCAAAGGGTCTCGTCATCTATTAACTGTTGAGGAAACCAAACAATGTGGAGCATTGTTGATCGGGCTTGAGATTCCTCCTGTTTACAGAAGTGAAAGTGCCCAGCTCTACCCTGTCTTTTTTAGGGATTTTCATAGCCAGGTAACCACTGCCATGAAAAAGGCAATTTTTAGTTTTA from Zobellia alginiliquefaciens includes:
- a CDS encoding NAD-dependent epimerase/dehydratase family protein, producing MDEIIEHSEFGARKENKETILITGSSGLIGFSLIERLSKKYRVVGLDRLGPPYPPLQAECVNFDITDEKAIDAAMERIRYGYGSKIASVIHLAAYYDFGTKDSPKYQEINVKGTEKFLRQLQDFEVGQFIFSSSNLIYKPTEPGTKLNENCPVEANWGYPESKIQTEDLIKEHSINFPSVFLRIAGVYTDYGHSIPILQQIKRIYEKQLLGHFYSGDVNHGDVFVHLEDVVNAIENSVERRQEIPDQMAFNIGEPTSPTYQELQDTIGNLIHGKDWETYEIPKPLAKAGAWTRDLVGDPFIKPWMIDRSGAHYELDVSRAKEHLDWEPKHRVMDTLPKMITGLKENPDQWYAKNNLEK
- a CDS encoding vitamin K epoxide reductase family protein, giving the protein MAKNESIDQIPPGWDYNPATWSQRIPIVILAFVGVIIATYLSLYQLDYIDTVWEPFFGDGSKTILNSKVSNVLPIPDAALGAIGYLVDAVTGVIGGTHRWKKMPWIVIVFGLAVGPLGFVSVLLVVFQPVLFSAWCTLCLGSAIISIAMIGPAMDEMLASLQYMQRAKRSEASTWKVFWGVQSEIEKVK
- a CDS encoding SPW repeat protein: MWAKILNIVIGLYLIVAPSFFGYSPQASDNGHIIGPIIVTFSIISLWEATQGTRKWNYPFAVWLLLAPWILGYENNLAMVSDMLVGALVIVFSSFEQENKNRYGGGWASLWQKHPQHIQEVNKDEV
- a CDS encoding aconitate hydratase; translation: MDSLNVSQKLIQSHLIQGELKPGTEIGLKIDQALLQDATGTLVQLELEAMGLERAKTEVAVQYVDHNLLQTDYKNADDHLFLHSAAQKFGLWFSRPGNGVSHPLHMQRFGIPGKTLVGSDSHSCAAGSLGMLAIGTGGLDVAAAIAGQPYFVKMPKIMGVKLTGKLPDWVSAKDVILEMLRRHDVKGGVGKIIEYYGEGLEYLSAMDRHVIANMGAELGATTTVFPSDDKTRSFLKSQDREEDWSEILPDEGCSYDLEDEIILDNLIPLIALPTSPGNVVPVSEVAGKKISQVVIGSSANPGLRDFWMAGAIVKDKAVHSEVSFDINPTSRQIIQNMIENKAFANLIKAGARFHQSGCMGCIGMGQAPASNSISLRTMPRNFPDRSGTKDDQVYLCSPETAAASALTGEITDPRKLKEIYEMDYPKYEAPQLEIINMEMLVPPTKNKSEIKLKKGPNIKSLPEMKGLKAEYTIPVLLKMGDNISTDEIMKAGAEVLPFRSNIPEISKFSYTVIDDTFYKRALKSKEKYGGHIVVAGENYAQGSSREHAAIAPKYLGQVAVIAKDYARIAWQNLVNFGILPLEFENPDDYDSIEDGAIISFKNLKENVANRNAINIKVENKNEEKEILLKHSMSDRQIELLMKGGVINDFKEKLTS